A window of Reinekea marina contains these coding sequences:
- a CDS encoding tripartite tricarboxylate transporter TctB family protein produces the protein MMLNGDRLLGLFLFVIALAYGWASQQWPEPFGSHEVVGPDTFPMILAVVLALASIALMFKPEPNNKWPHGKTLLEIVYAVLALVLYAVLMEPLGFILSTMGAVTFLSWRMGGNLKIAAIIALASAVGVFLLFNNLLDLPLPLGLLEMS, from the coding sequence ATGATGTTAAACGGGGATCGGCTGTTAGGCCTGTTCCTGTTCGTGATCGCCCTAGCCTATGGCTGGGCGTCACAACAGTGGCCAGAACCTTTCGGAAGCCATGAAGTAGTCGGACCAGATACGTTTCCTATGATTCTGGCCGTTGTATTGGCACTTGCCAGTATTGCACTGATGTTTAAACCTGAGCCGAATAATAAATGGCCTCATGGTAAAACATTACTTGAAATTGTATACGCGGTTCTAGCGCTCGTTCTTTACGCCGTACTGATGGAGCCTCTTGGTTTCATACTCAGTACCATGGGAGCGGTAACCTTTTTGTCTTGGCGAATGGGAGGCAACTTAAAAATTGCAGCGATCATTGCCTTAGCAAGTGCTGTTGGCGTTTTTCTACTTTTTAATAATTTACTCGATTTACCCCTACCTTTAGGTTTGTTGGAGATGAGCTAG